Proteins co-encoded in one Pseudobdellovibrionaceae bacterium genomic window:
- a CDS encoding ABC transporter ATP-binding protein/permease has protein sequence MNKPKTGNDLRSYFLFMWSYLKNYQITVFLLIFTVVVFVIAGRLIPIVFGWAIDFGMNEKDLSKIYFYAVILLACNLVRGILSFVCSYGFRYLGQKTLFSIRKDLVDHIHRLPMKFFDKTDSGRIVTRISNDTRSLGDLFSEGFAGILINLIEIASILISLFWVAWPLALIVLLTFPPVLWMTHLLSEQIRKKYIVIKSKLSSINTFSAESLDGIQVLQLYGGEEKAQQHFAKEVEDYKNLQLEAHVLFAKLWPILEMFQVACIILSIAFGLLMINHQMLTVGDISAFILLLQGFFRPLRYILEKYNQVQNGVTSSQRIIGLLQEGTESPLAIVEVSPTSTASLTLKSQLSRIPAQHTILEAKDLSFSYLGSTNAPTATSTNTQFSNAKDRNSGKPTLHSLNFKINSGQKVALVGRTGSGKTTLVSLLQRFYQPQDQTLFLAGQDINSFDLLELRRNIVVLRQEEFLFKGTIRSNILLGNVVANDAKVEEIRQRAFIKQSLDAPVEEMGSNLSAGEKQLIALARVLLFDPSIVILDEATSHIDSVLEKQVLAAMNQVLHGRTSIVIAHRLSTVMNSDLVIVLKDGEIVEMGPPEYLLENKSGDFSSFFDELL, from the coding sequence ATGAATAAGCCTAAAACAGGGAATGACTTACGCAGCTATTTTCTTTTCATGTGGTCCTATCTTAAAAATTACCAGATCACTGTGTTTCTTTTAATCTTTACGGTTGTTGTGTTTGTCATTGCAGGACGTCTTATTCCTATTGTCTTTGGTTGGGCGATTGATTTTGGCATGAACGAAAAGGACCTTTCTAAAATTTATTTTTATGCTGTTATTCTACTGGCCTGTAATTTAGTTCGAGGTATTCTGTCTTTTGTGTGCTCCTACGGGTTTAGATATCTGGGGCAAAAGACTTTGTTTTCTATTCGTAAGGATCTCGTAGATCATATTCACAGACTGCCCATGAAATTTTTTGATAAAACGGATTCGGGTCGTATTGTAACTAGAATTTCCAATGACACCCGAAGTTTGGGCGACCTCTTTTCTGAAGGATTCGCAGGAATTCTGATCAACCTCATAGAAATTGCCTCGATACTTATTTCTTTATTCTGGGTAGCTTGGCCCTTAGCTCTTATTGTCTTACTGACTTTTCCCCCTGTACTTTGGATGACTCATCTTTTAAGTGAACAGATCAGAAAAAAATATATTGTGATTAAATCTAAACTTTCAAGCATTAACACTTTTAGTGCTGAATCCCTAGACGGAATCCAAGTTTTGCAACTTTATGGCGGTGAAGAAAAAGCCCAACAACATTTTGCTAAAGAAGTTGAAGATTATAAAAACCTTCAACTGGAAGCTCACGTTTTATTCGCTAAACTATGGCCCATTCTGGAAATGTTTCAAGTGGCTTGTATTATTTTAAGTATTGCTTTTGGCCTACTCATGATCAATCACCAGATGCTCACCGTAGGTGACATCAGTGCTTTTATTTTACTTTTGCAAGGATTCTTTAGACCTCTTCGTTATATTCTTGAAAAGTATAACCAAGTCCAAAACGGGGTGACCAGTTCACAACGCATCATCGGGCTCCTACAAGAGGGCACAGAAAGTCCTCTTGCAATCGTCGAGGTGTCCCCAACATCCACCGCCTCGTTGACTTTGAAATCTCAACTGTCTCGAATACCTGCCCAGCATACTATTCTTGAAGCGAAGGATTTAAGTTTCTCTTATTTAGGGAGCACAAATGCTCCGACGGCGACCTCTACAAACACACAATTTAGTAATGCTAAGGACCGCAATAGCGGTAAGCCCACCCTTCATAGTTTAAACTTCAAAATCAATTCAGGCCAAAAAGTAGCTCTGGTTGGACGTACAGGCAGCGGTAAAACTACTTTAGTATCCTTATTACAACGATTCTACCAACCTCAGGATCAAACTCTATTCCTAGCAGGTCAAGACATTAACTCCTTTGATCTGCTTGAGCTTCGTCGCAATATTGTAGTCCTACGACAAGAGGAGTTCTTATTTAAAGGCACTATTCGCTCTAATATTCTTTTAGGAAATGTAGTCGCAAACGATGCAAAAGTTGAAGAGATCAGGCAAAGGGCTTTTATCAAGCAGTCTCTTGATGCTCCCGTGGAAGAAATGGGGTCTAATCTGAGTGCGGGGGAAAAACAGCTCATTGCCCTTGCTCGCGTACTGCTGTTTGACCCTAGCATTGTCATCTTAGACGAGGCCACCTCACATATTGATTCTGTGTTAGAAAAACAGGTGCTCGCTGCAATGAACCAAGTGTTACATGGACGTACCTCTATTGTGATTGCTCATCGACTCAGTACTGTCATGAATTCTGACCTTGTCATTGTACTTAAAGATGGAGAGATTGTTGAGATGGGTCCACCTGAGTACCTATTAGAAAATAAATCTGGAGATTTCAGTTCTTTTTTTGATGAGCTATTGTGA